The Halorubrum sp. BV1 genome contains the following window.
TCAACGCGACCGTCGAGAACGTCGGCGAGCGCAACGGAAGCGTCACCGTCGACTTCGCGCTCGGCGACGAGGACGTCACGGTCGTCGACGAGTCCGCGGAGGTGTCGGTCGACGCGAGCGCCGACGAGGGGACCAGCAGCGGAACGGTCTCGGTTACCGCGACGATCGAGGACGCGCCGCGGGCGGGCGTGCACACGCTCGACGCGAGCGCGTCGATCCCGGAGGACGCCGCCGGCAGCGAAAGCACGGCGACGCGAGAAGCGACGCTCGACGTCGACTACGAGAGCATTCAGTCCGGCGTCGACGCGGCGGTCGATGGAGACGACACGGTGGCCGTCGCCTCGCCCGACGGCGACGCGTTCACCGAGAACGTCGACGTCACCGAAGGCGTCACCGTGGAAGCCGCTACCGATGGTATTTCGGTCGAGCCGGCTCCCGACGCCGATTCGGTGTTCACGCTGCAGTCCGACGCGACCGTCTCCGGACTGACGGTGTCAGAGAGTGGGAGCGACGATCCGGACACCGCGATCGCGGTCGCTGGTGACGGCGCGGCGGTCGAAGGCGTGACCGTCGACGGATTCACCACTGGCGTCGACGTCGGCGGATCGAACGCCGCGGTCCGCCGGAGTGCGTTCGCCGGCCAGACCACGAGCGTCGACGTCGGTTCGGACGCGACCGGCGCGGCGGTCGAGTACAACGAGTTCACCGTCGACGGCGCGGACACCGTCGTCGACATCGACGCGGCCGGCGTGCAGGTCACGGGGAACGCCCTCGAACCGGATTCGGGGACCGCTGAGGTCGGGATCGCGCTCAACGAGGGCGCTCGGGCGAACGTCCGAGAGAACACGATCCTGACGCGGACTGACGACGCCGACGCCGACACCGCGGGTATCGAACTCAACACCAGCGCGGACTTCGGCGCGAGCCTGGCCGTACGGAACAACTTCAACGGCTCGGGCACGGAGTTCACCGGCGACAACGGCGTCGACATCCGTGTCGTCGGGAACCAGAGTAACGTCGGAGGAAAAACGTTCGACGCGACGCGGAACTGGGCCGGCGGAGATCCGCCGACTGCAGCGGCGGCCGGAAACACCCAGCAGGTGCAGGCTCCGATCTTCGCGTCGGGAGCCGCACAGATCGCTCCGCTGCAGATAGAGACGCAAGCCGTCTCTAGTGTCGACACGAGCAATCAGCTCGACGATCCGGTCGAGCCGGCCAACGTCTCCGTCGGCATCGATTCACCGGCTGCCGACTTCGAGGCCGTCGCCGGCGAGACGCTGACGGTCGACGCGACAGTCGCGAACAACGGTGAAGCCAGCGGACAGCAGACGATCGCACTCGAAGACGGCACGGGAGCCACGCTGGACGAGACGACGCTCGAACTCGACGGGGGGACAAGCGACGCGGTGTCGCTGTCGTACACGCCCGAATCGGCGACGAGCGACCTGGCGCTCAACGTCTCCAGCGAGGATGACGACGCGCAGGTCACGGGAAGCGTGATCGCTCCCGCCGAGTTCGGGGTGTCCGGACTCGACGCGCCGGACCGGGTGCAGTCCGGGAACACCGTCGACGTGTCGGCGACCGTCGAGAACGTCGGCGACGCGTCCGGAAGCGACGAGATAGAGCTTCGCTTCGGCGACGACGTGACCGGAACCGAGGGAGACGACTACGCGGTGCTCGACACGAGCGGAACCGGCACCCTCGACGGTGGAGCGAGTGCCCCCGTGGAGTTCACTGGCGTCCAACTCGCCGAGGACGGCGTCTCCGAGATCGGCGTCGCGAGCGGCGACACGGTCGTCAGACAGGCGATCGTCGTCGAGCCCGCGGCGGCGTTCTTCGACGTCTCGCTCGATGCCGGAGAATCGGACACCACGGTGACCGCCGGCGAAACGGCGACCGTCACCGCGGTCGTCGAGAACGTCGGCGGACAGGAGGCCGCACAGCTCGTCGAAGTCCTCGTCGACGGTGCGGAAGACGCCGACTCGACCGCTGTGCGAGAGCTCGCAGACGGAGGCACGGCTGCCATTCCGGTGTCGGTCGACACGGGAGCAAACGCCACCGGAACGATCGAGGTGGTCGTCTCGACCGACGACGACGAGGTCACGCAGTCGGTCACGATCGAACAGCCGCCTGAGACCGGTGACGGCACTGACGGGGACGACGACGGCACCGACGACACCGGCCCCGTCTCCTCCGGCGGAGGGGGCGGTGGCGGCGGAATCGGGTTCGGTGCGGACCCGGTCGACTCGCTCGAACTCGACGCGGTCGAGACCGAGACGGAGACGCCCTCGGCCGACTTCGAGGCGAACCAGCGGGTCGCGACGTTCGGGTCGGTCCAAAACGTCGAGTCCATCGCCTTCGACGCGACGGACCAGGTCGGTGAGGTCGCGGTCTCGGACGTCGACCCCGCGTCGGCGGACGTGAACCCGCCGGGCGCGGCCGTCACGGTCCAGGAGATATCGGTCCCCGACGACGCGACCGACCGATCGGCGACGATCGAGTTCGACGTCTCGGCGGACCGCCTCGACGCGATCGGAGCCGAGCCGAGCGAACTCACCGCGGTCCGGCTGAACGAGGGGGAGTGGGAGACCCTCGATACGACGGTCACCGCGGAGACCGCGGACGGCGTGACGCTCGAAGCCGAAACCCCCGGATTCTCCGTGTTCGCGGTGAACGCGGTGAGCGAGCCGGAAGCGGCCGCGACGGTCGACCCCGGCACGGTGACCGTCGGTGAGGAAGTCACGCTCGACGGGAGTGAGTCGACCGACGAGTACGGTGAGATCGTCGCGTACGACTGGTCGGTCGCCGGCGAGTCGCTCTCCGGCGAGACCGCGACCGCGACGATCGACGAGACGGGCGAGTACACGATCGAACTCACCGTCACCAACGACGCCGGCGAGACCGACACCGCCACCGCCGACCTCGCCGTCGACCCCGGCACAGACGCCGGCGACGGCACGGACGGGGGAACGGACGAGGGAGAACCGACCGAGGAACCGGCCGGCCTCGGTCTCCCGGCGATCGGCGGAGTGATCGCCCTCGTGATCGTCGCCGCGGCCGCGGTCGCGGTGCGTCGCCGACGGCGGT
Protein-coding sequences here:
- a CDS encoding CARDB domain-containing protein, translated to MHGQRIAAVLVAVLMVTSMVAVPGAVTAQDEDEPDAAEPASYYGTVDVDGAPAPPGTVIEAVAHAPGADPTAGDGDVRDSVTVGEDALGEFGGPDLFDEKLVVDRTTDDPDDLRVSFLVDGQLARTIEWRAGDVRELDLAATDEPTPVFDVSIDDISPDTGDAIVAGQSFTVTATVENIGTASGEETVDLLVGGEETDETTVDLDPTENETVEFTVETDDGDAPGTEVTVATADRSASQTVVIERPDPPAFDLTEFEITDGESQIDEAAQGDEVTLNATVENVGERNGSVTVDFALGDEDVTVVDESAEVSVDASADEGTSSGTVSVTATIEDAPRAGVHTLDASASIPEDAAGSESTATREATLDVDYESIQSGVDAAVDGDDTVAVASPDGDAFTENVDVTEGVTVEAATDGISVEPAPDADSVFTLQSDATVSGLTVSESGSDDPDTAIAVAGDGAAVEGVTVDGFTTGVDVGGSNAAVRRSAFAGQTTSVDVGSDATGAAVEYNEFTVDGADTVVDIDAAGVQVTGNALEPDSGTAEVGIALNEGARANVRENTILTRTDDADADTAGIELNTSADFGASLAVRNNFNGSGTEFTGDNGVDIRVVGNQSNVGGKTFDATRNWAGGDPPTAAAAGNTQQVQAPIFASGAAQIAPLQIETQAVSSVDTSNQLDDPVEPANVSVGIDSPAADFEAVAGETLTVDATVANNGEASGQQTIALEDGTGATLDETTLELDGGTSDAVSLSYTPESATSDLALNVSSEDDDAQVTGSVIAPAEFGVSGLDAPDRVQSGNTVDVSATVENVGDASGSDEIELRFGDDVTGTEGDDYAVLDTSGTGTLDGGASAPVEFTGVQLAEDGVSEIGVASGDTVVRQAIVVEPAAAFFDVSLDAGESDTTVTAGETATVTAVVENVGGQEAAQLVEVLVDGAEDADSTAVRELADGGTAAIPVSVDTGANATGTIEVVVSTDDDEVTQSVTIEQPPETGDGTDGDDDGTDDTGPVSSGGGGGGGGIGFGADPVDSLELDAVETETETPSADFEANQRVATFGSVQNVESIAFDATDQVGEVAVSDVDPASADVNPPGAAVTVQEISVPDDATDRSATIEFDVSADRLDAIGAEPSELTAVRLNEGEWETLDTTVTAETADGVTLEAETPGFSVFAVNAVSEPEAAATVDPGTVTVGEEVTLDGSESTDEYGEIVAYDWSVAGESLSGETATATIDETGEYTIELTVTNDAGETDTATADLAVDPGTDAGDGTDGGTDEGEPTEEPAGLGLPAIGGVIALVIVAAAAVAVRRRRRSNDKNPFR